The Artemia franciscana chromosome 13, ASM3288406v1, whole genome shotgun sequence genomic sequence ACAGAGGTTCCAGCAGCCGATATTCAGGCCATGTCTCCTTGATAGTATGGTAGCTAGCTCACTTTTCGACAAGGTCGCCAGCCTCGACGCATCGCTTAATGCCGGGAATGCCGTAGCCAAATTCGCTCTCATATTAGACATATTCAACATAATTCTGGATGTTTCTTGGGTATGATTAACCGCAGGGGCCCCAGTCCTACGGGTCACCCGGAGCACGTTGGCCGTCACTTCGCTTGGCGTGAAGCTAGGTGACGTTTACACCCTCTCACCGCTATGAGGTGTGCTGGCGGGTTTGCTCTACTGCCTAGGGACAGAAGGGGGGAGCATCCTTGCTTGCAACGCCACCACCGCCGTGGCAATTTGCAAGCTTAGCTTCCACCTTTGCTCCCACCTAGAATCAGTAAAGCCTTCAGGACTCACTCACTCACTTTCTTTCACTCACTTCTTCTGCGCTGATTAAGGACCCGCCATCATTGCTGATCTTTACACTGCTGTCAAAAGCTTGGCCGGCCACCTTTTTCACTGCGTTGTGCCACTTTTTGGGGTCTGATGTAAGTAATTGGGAGGGCATGGTTTCACGACCATACCGAGCTTTGGCTTTCTTTACCAAAGAGACTATTTGATTTCGCAATTTCTTGCCGTTGATTATAGCACCACGGGAGTAGAGGTGAGACCTctcttttattagtgatttaatagCTGGAGATATCCATGGTTTGTCGTATTCACTAACAACAAATGATTTTGTAGTAAAGATCTTTAGGTATTGACTGTATAACGTGGCATTGAAATCGGATACCTTAGTTTCCAAGAGCCCGGTATTGTACACTTCGGGGAAGTCATATGTGCCAATCCATCGACCGTATTCACAGATGGCCGACTCCGTACAAGGACGAGCAGTGACACGGGATAGTTTGGGCTTTGGTAAAGACTCTCTTGCTTTCCAAAGAATTGGGTTGTGGTCTGACATACCAACAGGACCAAGAGAAAAGGGAGGGGagtaaaaatcatcacaatttgtGAATATAAGGTCCAATATGCCCCCCAAAGAGTGGGTGGGTATGTGTACTACTTGTTTTAAAGACAAACAAGATGATAACCAACTCTTCTTGGTTTGGTTAAAGTCTCCTCCTATAATAAAAGCAGGGCTACTGTATATACTTCTCAGGTGATCAACAGTCGTTTGGAGGTGGAAGACCAAGTCACCCCAGTTTCTTGCACTTTCTGGGTAATATACTGAAGCGactataatacaagaaaagcgcCGGGGAAGAGATTTAGGTTTGCAAATAGCCCAGATTACTTCATGAGCTGGATCAAATAATTCCGGTAATAATTTGCAAGGGATGTCTTTCCGTATGTACAAGGCAACACCTCCACCTAGTCTATGCTCACCTCGATCAGCACGTGTGCTCAGGAAAATTTCGTAGCCTGCCATATGACCTGACAACCTATCAAGATTCCAAGTTTCTGTAACTGCGATAACTGGGATACTATTTTGACGGACGATAACTTCAAATTCTTCCATTTTGTTACACAATGACTGGCAGTTTATAACGAGAAAATTCGGCATTCCATAATATAGAGCTAAATCTAGAAATTGTAGGGGGAGGGGTGATTAGGAGTGCCATTAAACAGGAATTTAgtccaaaataaatataaatttcctgAATAAAAAAGCATAACTTTCGTTAAAGTAGTGTTTAGTTTAAGAGGGCTTTAAATTATTACACATGCATCGCTTCTCAGCCTTTTGGCTAAGATCAAAGTTTAGTATCAGTTCTTATCAGTTTAATATCTGATATGATCCCTACATGGTACCCAaaatattaaactgatttttggaTATCGGAAGGATATTGGAGGTTGCTGCGCTCCCTCCACGTGATTGCTCGGTATTGCAGTTTGTGTTGCGGACAACAAATTTTTGTGCCAACCCCCCCCCTAGATAGAGCCTTGCCTCTGACCATTTTTTGAGTCTATCACCTATCCAAATTTTACttaataagtaaaattaaacgTAGTGAATTGgctatatttggaatcagtatagcAAGCCAGTGCTGATGCCCTGCTTTTAAACGGTGACATAgccgctactcttttcttccttaataAGAGATCACTAGGAAGTTTAACAGCGATCccctcaagacgcaggtgttattaattttcttgaaGACGCAGGTGCTTGTTACGCAATAGAGTTTGTTTACTTCAGGATATAGGTGCCTGTTCCATTATAGagactttttttctttgattgcttaaaaaccTCCGAAGGCCAGGAAAAAACCGTCAGAGGACCCCTGCCAAAtcatgatttctttggttgcTAAGTCTTAGGACTTAGTCCGCTAGTCAAGTGGGGAAGCCTACGTAACAGGGAACGTTTACTTATATTGAGGGTGATGCAAACTTATTGGGAATGACGCAATCTTACATaacattttaaatctcaatgtCTGCTAGTCAAACGGGGGAGGCCTACATAATATGGAATAAATACTTATGTTGAAGGTATTGCAATCTTGCATAACTTGGTAAATTTATTGGGAATGGCGGAATCTTGCATAACATCTTCGATCTCAATTTTTGCTAGTCAAGCGGGGGAGCCTGCGTAATatggaatgtttacttatgttgagGGTGATGAaatcttgcgtgacttggtATATTTGTTGGGAATGACACTATCGTGCATGACATGCTAATTTCTCAAGGTCCGCTAGTCAAGTAAGGGACCCTAACTTAGGGTCCCTTAGTAGTAATTAGTAAATTAGGGTGATACAATCTTCCATGACTTAGTAGATTTATTGGGATTAACGCAATCTCGCATTACTTGTTTCTCTGGGGCCCGTGGGGAATCCTCATTTGTAACTAAGGAGGACACACGCGCCTGGCGTTACACAACGACGATGTACATGTGGGTGTTATTTAATACTTTAAGAGGTTTTTAAttcaggattttattttcattataaggCTTTTTTCTTCAATGCTTGTTCTTCGAGATCTCATTTTCGTTTACGACGTTTTTTTGTCAGGGAGCCTTTATTTTCACATATTTTGGCCACCTTTAGGAATCAAAAGAGATTTCTCCTGAATGGAATGGAGCGCTAGTCAGCTGGACCAAGAAAGAATTGATGTTATTTTGATTCAGTAAATAGCTTCTACGTGAAAACCTATTCCGCGTATGGAGAATTTTCTGCCAGCtttctagaatgattaaatggatCAGGTTTTTCCAACCCCTTCCATACGAGAGCGCGCAAGCACTCCAATTCCATTGATTCTATTAAACAAACCTGCCAGTTACATggtattaatttaaatcttgtatcagaaaaatcacattttgaatgAGCCGTGAGTATTACGCCTTATGGAGTAGAAGCTTCATTACTTGCAATAGTAATGAACAAAAGACAGTCTATGGGTTATGATGGCATATGCGCCCTTCATTTACAAAATGCGTCTGATAAGCTTATGTGTCATCTTTCTTTGTTGTACCAACTGATTTTTTGGCTGCGGTATAGTTACAGATTCTTTTTGTGTTGGTCTTATTTCACCgattctaaaaaaagggaaggatCCGTTTGAATgctcatcgtatcgacctatAACTGTTTCAAGCGTTTTTGCGGAGGTGTTTGAATTACTTATAATTAATAACCTACGTTCTATCTGTTACATGCCACCTCACCAGTTTGGCTTCCAGCCTAAGGTTGGTTGCTTCCATGCTCTAAAATGTCTGCGCAATTTGTTGATCGATGCAGATAAATCCGGTGGTACTCTAGCGCTTGGAACATACGATGTTAGTAAAGCATTTGACTCGTTGTTGCATCCCCAAGCAATGAATGAGCCTTTGAACCGTGGTATATCGCTAGACTTAGTTAGACCTCTTTTGTACATGTACCgccaaatgaaagcaaaaatacGTATACCTGGAAGCAATTTGCTGACTGATGATATACCAATTCATATTGGGGTTAAGCAGGGTGCGGTTACTTCTTCCACGTTTTATAATAATGCAACGCTTCCAGCTCTGTGCCAACTTTCTTCGTGTTGTATATATAAAGGTACTGATTGGTCGATATTATGTTATGCATACGatgtttttaatattagtaGGACTATCAGTGGgatagaaaatgttttttggagatatgtaaaaactacaGTGGTATTAGACTTTCCctaaatgctgaaaaatgtgatgttttgattttcaatgaaatagacACGACTACATCAGATAATACATCTATAGATCTGAATGGTACAGAAGTAAATTCTTGTGTTAAGTAGAAatatcttggccttcctattggaaaaaatatgaagaaaactAGGCTATTGATGCTAGGAAGTATGGAAACGAAAATCCGTCGTGCATATGATACAAATGTTAGTTCtcagtttcatttgaatagagCCAATCTTGCGAGAATTTAGAATAGTGTCGTCGTGCCACATATTCTGTATTTAGTACcgttttaccctatatttagtgAATCTGACCATCTTAGGATGAAACGCGTTTTATTCAAATTTGCTAAGTTTCTGTTGCGAGTTCCTCCGTGGACCCGCAACTCCTATTTGATGAAAAAGTATAGCTTGTCTGACCCGTGTGCTAGGTTAGCTGAGCTGAATGTACACTTGTGCTATAAGCAAACCGGCCATGaatggcaaaatgttgttttttgacgtggaattatttttgtttgtattttagaatgtaattacgatatgttgtttctttcttcttttttttccttttttcttcaatttactccatcacttcattattttgtatgatgggttataaataaatacatacatacatacaataatatacgtaagcaatgggtaaatttcattacttgcagcccttcccacagggactgtgggggattaagtcattctCAAGGAtatagctattagatttttcaactatgttgacaaaatggctatcttataattttgatcgggtgagtatggaaaaaataagcgtgggagggggcctagttaacttccaacttttttggtcacttaaaaagggtagaacttttttttaattttcgttcaaattagCCCTCTCGTCATATTGTAGGATTACTGGGTCGATGCgaccacccctggggaaaaaaatacatataaacacacatccgtgatttttcttctggtaaaaaatacaaaattttacgtttttgtatataggagcttgaaacctctacagtagggttctctaatatgcagaatctgatggtttgattttcattaagattctatgacttataggaggtattttccccttttttcgaaaccaagacaaattttctgaggatcgtaactttcgatgggtaagactaagtaTAAGGAcacagttcttttgatgtatctataggtatcaaaatttagttttttttttagtttcggatactattgagctgggtcactccttacttgcagttcgttaccacgaacagtttgatgtCTAATCTCTTTGTGTTCGTTCCCTCAGttcagtgtaaaaaaaaatttcttctcttttgAAAAATCGAGAAATGTAATTAGCCTATAAACCAGAGCAGGGGAAATAGTTGAGTACAGCCACAATTTAGATTCATATGACATGGGATTGAATAGGCTCTAGTGCAGTAATATTTTTGCCAGGGACGTAGCTCAACTTTGGGATGATCTGTTTAAAGGCTCTGCTAAGATATTTCAGGTCGTATATCCGGAAGATAATATTTGATACCTTATTTTTACGTTTATCTCTTAAActctaggaaaaaaagaaatatttaaccTATTAAGCTTCTGGCAGAAATTTGTCTCCACGGGAAGAGCTATTATTAAAGAGAGTATATTCATCAATATAGAGTATCACAAAAGCAGAGCAGCGAAACTATGCAGGAGTATAAGCTAAAAAGTTTCATgttataaaatattatgttaaaaacttaataaaagaacttaaatttttatttacattgtaTGTATAAATGCATAGCCAAAATATGGTTTCGGAAATATCGGAGGAATGTCCTTTATCTTAAACTATCCATATTACCAATATGTCTCTTTTTTCATaccaattaaaatattttcaacacaAGCTGGACTATCGAGTATATCACTGAACAATTTTTCATCTTTCTGTTGATTACTGTAATCCTGGCTTCAAATTCAACCCGAAATTAtggaagtttttctttttaatcggcttgaaaatttcaagtcaCAGGTAATATCACTGGGTGCCGCCGTTATTCCGGCTGTTGACCATGTCTTATTTTTGGCTCTATTTGCCAAACTCGCACTATTTAAATTGAGCGTATTTCTTGTCATTTACCCGCCGTCTAGAATTGAAAAGTTTCggaaatgttttgttttaactgTTTTGTTCCTCGCAAGTTTTTGTCGATGCATGTCGTCATACCTCGTAGTCTGTATGCTATAACTTTTTGAAAGATATTTACTAATactgataaagaaaaattacgtTTACCTTTTCCTATTTTGGTAACAAAGTGTATGGATAATTTAAAACACCATTTAACGATGGTGTTGCTTTGTGCGTTgctttgcatttattttttagttaataagGTAACATTAGTCAAGGAATAAgggtattttttgtttctgggTAAGTAAATAATTGTATTAACGACAATTATTGATTGCTCAGATTCCTGCTTTGGCCTTGCAATGTGTTGCTACAGCAAGGTTTCTGGGCACAATTATGAAGtttgaaaaatttacagaagtgACAAGTATTAGATGGCGTTggtgtctctttttttacacTGATGCCAGTTTTCTTTCTTATAAGTTACCTGTACTTTTTTAAATCAACCACGATGGGCACAAAAGTACATTGACCAAACAATATGTTACCGCAAATCAATAAATGATAGTACTAAgactttttgaaaaacagaaaaggaaaaaaaacaggtcGCTTGTTGTTCTATATTCGTGATTGAATTTGAGTTACAAGGtacaataataaagaagatataaaatttattcataataaTATGCGTAATTAAATTACGCATAGCTAGCCTTATATAGGCTAGCCTTTTGAGTATATTTTCTTGGCTTCCAGAGCTTGATCTGGTCTAATCCAATACTGTTAAAATGTGTCATACTAGTTTTCGTGCTTCAACGGTCAAAAGTCTTATCTGCGTGGACCTATTTGTAATTTTCCTATAACCATTATCCTTGAGTCTCAGCATGAATCTATGGCAAGAAGTTTTTATAAATTACAGATTTATAAAATGGGCAAAGGGCCAATACTAAGTGCTTCCAATGGCAAAAAGCTTGAAAAAGTCAAATATTAACTCAGGTTTACAGTGTTTACCTGATGTAGGTTATCGAATCAGTATGAtatcgaaaaaaataatatgagaTATATAGCAATTATTTTCCAACTTGACCTTATTGACTCATATCCCATCCGGGCTTTGTGGAGTTTACGCCGTCCCTCTAAATGGATTAGAGCGGCTTTCTTTTTAAGAATGGTCACAATAACACCTAAACAATATAGATCAGGGACAACACCTTGATTCGTCACAAATGGATTAGAAtgactcattttttttctttttttttgtatataagatATTCTATAGGCGATGCACTATAGCTTGGTTGGCAATGTCTCTTTCTGACACAAGTGCTACAATAGCAAATTCCAACTTTTTAACGGACTTATAGAATCACTTACATTTTGCCTGTAGCCCCCctcctttatttctcaaatgtAGCCCTAGTCTATAAACAGAAGTTTACggatattttgttgttgtttgccTTTTAATCGGCATTTTTGGCAACTGTTTTGAGAAATaagtaaaactacaaaaaaatcaacCAGTTtccagagagagagagagagagagagagagagagagagagatcggtatatttaaaaaatatcgtagcatagctaaattcagttttttcacaaaaatcatacatttagaCAGAAATCAtacactacaactcagcattaaaaactgatgtgaaaaaaggcacaaatgagtttgcgtatcgattggttcgtactttagggggtacaagtttatttcgtaatcgagttctgctattgggaggggctggttcgggtagtagtgatcggtggctcttattggctaggatgaattttccaaattggtgaataaggtgttccagccggactttaagtggagataaatttaatttagcgagggcttgatcgtagggtatgccacggtctcggagtataatccttgttgctcttttctggacgcactctatgtcgcgtaataggtacgctgtgcggatagcagatggaccccacaccgggcatgcatactcgagcaacgggcgaacataacacgATTAGGCATGAAGAAGGCTTttagtatcacacccaaaacgcctcattttggtaattgtctgaaggcttgcattagccttgtggacggttaaattaatatgggcactgaaactacagacactagtgaaagttactcctaagatttttatttcgttcacaatcgcgaaagggactagaggcatatctatattccgcttcagagggttgaaacgaattatcttcgacttggctacgttaatggtaagatcatgacttgagcattcggtctttagctgatcaaataactggtctgaaaactgctttgttatgatagtgttttcgaccaggtaagcgagcactatggacagatcatctacaaacttgtaacggtcgtcgtgatggttaagcagggaattaattacagccaggaaaattattaCAGCTTATTTTCTGCCTTGTGGGGCCccgcaagaagtatctgaccatgatgaatccgaatcgttttcgtggagtgcaaagactttttgttttcggccagttaagaagtcaagtacaaggCTAAGGGTGCATCGTTTGGCCcccatttcctggagattcatgcctgcagtccggtggcggattaggtcaaattttcggaaatccactgcgcaaatgtcgacgaaacagctacctttttcaagccattggaggacgcagtcaaacatccgtactaggtagattgtagtactacacttggggagtccaccgtactggaatttatcaatacgcatgaatttgtttcagaagaaacttgagtATAAAGGCCTCAGTTACTTTCGCCAAACAAGGTGTAAGTGAGATCGGGCGGAGATCGTCGCATGCACAAGGGGTGCGcatttttggaataattctaatataggccctttccactgtgacgggaaaaagccagaagcaaaacactcgttaatgatgctggacagtggtaatgctatgaaggctgcatattcacgtaggagtttggcaggtaattcaccagggtatgaagatgtattcggtttgatcttccgtaattccgtgtaaacatcaaactcactgactattatgttgttctcaggctcacatttttcaagtatggtgGACTTTTCATGAGCCGTAATAGTTGGATAGGTAGTACAGATCTTGGTGAAGAATTCActcttacttacttgtacttgggtCACGTTCGAGCCTTGTCCAGGCCCATCGTGGCATCCAGAATTTGTCGACATGCGTCTCTCCATTGCCCTCTTTCAAATGCGATTAGCTCGATCAACAGGATCCATTGTCTATTCCATCGGTGCCCGTGCTTCTTGAAACCTCCCATTGGCTCGAGGTCGGCTCTGACTATTGataaccatgtctttttttgtcCTCCAGGCTTCCTTTTCCAGTGTGCGAGGGGTTGGCATTTAAAGCACTGTTTGCTGAACGAGTCATCCGGTCGGCGCAGTgtatgcccgaaccatcgtagaTGTCTCGCTTTGACAACATCAGAGACAAGTGGTATATCACCACATCTTCTTCTGATGACATCGTTACGGACGCGGTCAGAGAGACGCAGGCCAAGAATACAGCGAAGACACTTGTGGTGGAAGACATTCAGGTTATTAGCTTCCCCAGCTCTGACGGGCCACGTTTCGCAACCATAAAGAAGCACAGAGAGGACCAAAGCGTTATATATCTGGAGCTTTGTACGAAGGGAGATTTCATTTCGTAGCCAGAGGTACTTCCGAAGCTGGATGAATGCTGCCCAGGCTGCGGAGATGCGGCTTTGTATTTCGCTTAGAGCTTCGCCCTTGGGATTTATTAGGGAgcctagatatttgaaattctggACGTCCTCGATTGGGATGCCATTCAATGTGATTGGAGTTTCATCTAGCCCAGAGGTGCGCATCGATTTTGTTTTCGATTGGCTGATCTTTAGTCCAGTAGTAAGGTATCTAGGAGCAATGTCGTCTATCATGAGCTGTGCTTCTATTATCGACTCAGCCAAGATATCCACGTCATCAGCGTAATCAAGGTCTGTTATTGATAGTGCTGGACTGATTGTCACACCTTTGTATTTGTCAAGAGTCTTCATGATCTGGCCAATGACAAAGTTAAACAAAATAGGCGATAAGGCACAACCCTGTCGCACTCCTTTGtcaattgatatttcttttgagattTCTCCGTCAGCTCTTATAAATGCCCTCGTTCCCACGTAATACGCCTTAATTAAACGGACTATCTTTTCCATTTCACAGGCTACATTAGACCAATATGCTTGTTTGTCTGCCTTAGCAGATTTGTGACATTCTTGGCGGAGTGCTTTAAAAGAAGCAGAGTGTTTATCAGTCATTTGTTTCTTCCTTAAAGAGAATTCTATTGTCTTCTGAGAAATCCATCTTTTGGGTTTTTTGTCCCTTACTCCGAGAATTTCTGTAGCTGCCTCTTTCACTTGATTTCGGAACTTGATCCAGCGCTTTTCTATATTTAGTGATGGGTTAAAATTTTCTTGCTCGGTCATGGAACTTGTCTCGGTCTCAGAAATTGCTTGATTGGTCTTAAATTCTCGGTCATTATCTTGCAACGCCGTGAAACGGTTTGTAAGTTCGAGCATAAAGGTCTCTTTGATTTTAGGGAGTTTGAGTTTCGTTGTGTCTAGGATGCGTCTAGGTGCATATACTTTTTTGGAGCTGAGTCTGAatctaacttttgattttagtaaTAAATGGTCGGATCCTTTTTTTGATTCAGTGTCCGCCCCTCTGTATACTCTCGAGTCTTTAATCATTGACTTCCAGCGACGGGAAACGAGTAAATAGTCAATTTGGGCGCGGGTTCTACCATCTCGGGATCTCCAAGTGTAAGTGTGGCAAGGTTTGTGTTTAAACCATGTATTAGCCACACTGAGATTATTCAGCATAGCTAACATGAGAAGTCTAACTCCGCTAATGCACCGGTCGCCCAAACCGTTGTTGCCAATAGCCCATTCAGAATCGTTT encodes the following:
- the LOC136034251 gene encoding uncharacterized protein LOC136034251, with amino-acid sequence MPPHQFGFQPKVGCFHALKCLRNLLIDADKSGGTLALGTYDVSKAFDSLLHPQAMNEPLNRGISLDLVRPLLYMYRQMKAKIRIPGSNLLTDDIPIHIGVKQGSHFSSMVDFS